In Bradyrhizobium sp. 1(2017), one DNA window encodes the following:
- a CDS encoding RraA family protein, with product MTDTATGPLPASVLEALGRYDTPTICNAMEIVAPERRLIGYTTKQLVCPFPDLPPIVGYARTVAIRSVLKSSLPAEEQSKRRIDYYEYVGTGHGPRISVIQDIDGPDVGYGAFWGEVQSNVHKALGCLGVITDGSIRDIPQWAPGFQALAGSIGPSHAWVHAESFGGEVRVAGMTVKSDDLIHADQHGAIVIPLDIAAKLPEAAELCGRRETPILEIARSPDFSLEKLKAALKRSAEIH from the coding sequence GTGACTGATACCGCGACCGGGCCGCTGCCCGCTTCCGTCCTCGAAGCGCTGGGCCGCTATGACACGCCGACGATCTGCAATGCCATGGAGATCGTGGCGCCCGAGCGGCGGCTGATCGGCTACACCACCAAGCAGCTTGTCTGCCCGTTCCCCGATCTGCCGCCGATCGTCGGCTATGCCCGCACGGTCGCAATCCGCTCGGTGCTGAAATCCTCGCTTCCTGCCGAGGAGCAGTCCAAGCGACGCATCGACTACTACGAATATGTCGGCACCGGCCACGGTCCGCGCATCTCGGTGATCCAGGACATCGACGGCCCCGATGTCGGCTACGGCGCTTTCTGGGGCGAGGTGCAGAGCAACGTGCACAAGGCGCTCGGCTGCCTCGGCGTGATCACCGACGGCTCGATCCGCGACATCCCGCAATGGGCCCCGGGCTTCCAGGCGCTGGCGGGCTCGATCGGCCCGTCCCATGCCTGGGTGCATGCGGAGAGCTTCGGCGGCGAGGTGCGCGTTGCCGGCATGACCGTGAAGTCAGACGATCTGATTCACGCCGACCAGCACGGCGCCATCGTGATTCCGCTCGACATCGCGGCGAAGCTGCCCGAGGCCGCCGAGCTCTGTGGCCGCCGCGAGACGCCGATCCTGGAGATCGCCCGCAGCCCCGACTTCTCACTGGAGAAGCTGAAGGCCGCGCTGAAGCGCTCGGCCGAAATTCACTGA
- a CDS encoding motility protein A, whose translation MDIATLVGLVAGAIVVSSLILMGGSFGMFYDIHAVIVIFGGSFAATMIRFPLSAMVHGVPLGAKFAFTLSSLSAHDLVDELARIAEIARKQGPVGLEKVETDEPFLAKGIRYVADGYDLDFIRDNLERDRDNFLMHLDEGSKIYRAVGDCAPAFGMIGTLLGMVQMFSNMQDPSKLGPFMATALLATLYGAVVANLICLPIADKLHGKLLDEETNRTLIIDGILMIRDSKSPTLVREMLLAYLPEKHRHAEGEPVPA comes from the coding sequence ATGGATATCGCAACACTTGTCGGCCTGGTCGCGGGCGCCATTGTTGTGTCGTCGCTGATCCTGATGGGCGGCAGCTTCGGGATGTTCTACGACATCCACGCCGTCATCGTCATCTTCGGCGGTTCGTTCGCCGCAACGATGATCCGCTTTCCATTGTCGGCGATGGTGCACGGCGTGCCGCTGGGCGCGAAGTTTGCCTTCACCTTGAGCAGCCTTTCGGCCCACGACCTCGTCGACGAGCTCGCCCGCATTGCCGAGATCGCCCGCAAGCAGGGGCCGGTGGGGCTCGAAAAAGTCGAGACCGACGAGCCGTTCCTCGCCAAGGGTATCCGCTACGTCGCCGACGGTTACGACCTCGATTTCATTCGCGACAATCTGGAGCGGGACCGCGACAACTTCCTGATGCATCTCGACGAGGGCAGCAAGATCTATCGCGCGGTCGGCGACTGCGCCCCGGCGTTCGGTATGATCGGCACGCTGCTGGGCATGGTGCAGATGTTCTCCAACATGCAGGATCCCTCGAAGCTCGGTCCCTTCATGGCCACCGCGTTGCTGGCGACGCTGTACGGCGCCGTCGTCGCGAACCTGATCTGCTTGCCGATTGCCGACAAGCTCCATGGCAAGCTGCTCGACGAAGAGACCAACCGGACGCTGATCATCGACGGCATTCTGATGATCCGCGATTCCAAGAGCCCGACGCTCGTGCGCGAGATGCTGCTGGCCTATCTGCCGGAGAAGCATCGCCACGCCGAAGGTGAACCGGTGCCGGCCTGA
- a CDS encoding CDP-alcohol phosphatidyltransferase family protein, whose protein sequence is MTPYDFKDPDTRRRRFRPIPVRMLVPNVITLLAICAGLTSIRLSIEGRMTLAVYAIVFAAALDGIDGRIARMIKGQSKFGAELDSLADFVNFGVAPGLMLYFWQLHELGNAGWIAAMVFAISGGLRLARFNATMDDPNKPAFAANFFTGVPAPAGAITVLLPIYVAFLDLGRWPVAMTAAYTLLIAFLMVSRLPVFSGKTKRMRVAPELVLPAFVAVIVFIALLIAYPWHVLSIGTVLYLLCLPLGYKSYRDQARALEAGAPADGEISSPPSAPTLTNLSEPPQDDDRPGRLH, encoded by the coding sequence ATGACGCCCTATGATTTCAAGGACCCCGATACGCGCCGCCGGCGGTTCCGTCCGATTCCGGTGCGGATGCTGGTGCCCAACGTCATCACGCTGCTGGCGATCTGCGCCGGCCTGACCTCGATCCGGCTGTCGATCGAGGGGCGGATGACGCTCGCCGTCTACGCCATCGTGTTCGCAGCCGCGCTGGACGGCATCGACGGCCGCATCGCGCGCATGATCAAGGGTCAGTCCAAGTTCGGCGCCGAGCTCGACAGTCTTGCCGACTTCGTCAATTTCGGCGTGGCCCCCGGCCTGATGCTGTACTTCTGGCAGCTGCATGAGCTCGGCAATGCCGGCTGGATCGCCGCGATGGTGTTCGCGATCTCCGGCGGTCTGCGCCTGGCGCGCTTCAACGCCACCATGGACGATCCGAACAAGCCCGCCTTCGCCGCCAATTTCTTCACCGGCGTGCCGGCCCCCGCCGGCGCGATCACCGTGCTGCTGCCGATCTATGTCGCGTTCCTCGATCTCGGGCGCTGGCCCGTCGCGATGACCGCCGCCTACACGCTGCTGATCGCCTTCCTGATGGTGTCGCGCCTGCCGGTGTTCTCCGGCAAGACCAAGCGCATGCGCGTAGCGCCCGAGCTGGTGCTGCCGGCATTCGTCGCCGTCATCGTCTTCATCGCGCTCCTGATCGCCTATCCCTGGCACGTGCTCTCGATCGGCACGGTGCTCTATCTGCTCTGCCTGCCGCTCGGCTACAAATCCTACCGCGACCAGGCGCGTGCGTTGGAAGCCGGCGCGCCGGCGGACGGCGAAATCTCGTCACCGCCTTCGGCGCCGACGCTGACGAACCTGTCGGAGCCGCCCCAGGATGACGACCGGCCCGGGCGGCTGCACTGA
- a CDS encoding potassium transporter Kup encodes MTASISSTETQDGQPVTSGFWALTLGSIGVVFGDIGTSPLYAFHEAVKGAAHGEPVSRVIVLGVLSLILWALLIVVTAKYVLLLLRADNNGEGGTLSLMALGQRALGRRSWVLLALGVVGASMFIGDSMITPAISVLSAVQGLKLATPAFEHYVVPLTVLILALLFAVQSKGTALVASAFGPVMVVWFAVIAVMGAVHIADDPTVLAAINPYYAVQFVLSHGTIGLVTLGAVFLAVTGGEALYADLGHFGRKPIQSAWMFFVLPALLVNYFGQGALVLSDPSAIEHSFYRMVPESLVLPLVGLATAATVIASQAVITGAYSLVYQAVQLGLLPRFEVRYTSETHAGQIYLPRVNRLLLIGVMLLVLLFHTPSNLASAYGIAVSTTMVADGIMGFVVIWKLWNWRAATAAAVIVPFVVVDLSFFSANLLKLLEGAWVPLLFGIAMAGTIWTWRKGSAILIQKTRRIEVPLDDLIRSLEKRPPHIVKGTAVFLTSDPAFVPTALLHNLKHNKVLHEHNVILTIETAQTPRVDLSERFRMEKISEKFSKVRLRFGYMEQPNVPKALAIARKQGWQFDIMSTSFFVSRRSLKASAQSGMPLWQDHIFIALSRSANDATDYFQIPTGRVVEVGTQVTI; translated from the coding sequence ATGACGGCGAGCATCTCATCGACCGAGACCCAGGACGGGCAACCGGTCACATCAGGTTTTTGGGCCCTCACGCTCGGGAGCATCGGTGTCGTCTTCGGCGATATCGGCACCTCGCCGCTCTATGCATTCCACGAGGCCGTCAAGGGCGCGGCTCATGGCGAGCCTGTCTCGCGGGTCATCGTGCTCGGCGTGCTCTCGCTGATCCTGTGGGCGCTGCTGATCGTCGTCACCGCCAAATATGTCCTGCTGCTGCTGCGCGCCGACAATAACGGGGAGGGCGGCACACTCTCGCTGATGGCGCTCGGCCAGCGCGCGCTCGGGCGACGAAGCTGGGTCTTGCTCGCGCTCGGCGTCGTCGGCGCATCCATGTTCATCGGCGATTCCATGATCACGCCGGCGATCTCGGTGCTCTCGGCGGTCCAGGGTCTCAAGCTCGCGACTCCCGCGTTCGAGCACTATGTGGTGCCGCTCACCGTCCTCATCCTCGCGCTGCTGTTCGCGGTCCAGAGCAAGGGGACCGCGCTGGTGGCCTCGGCCTTCGGGCCGGTGATGGTGGTGTGGTTCGCCGTCATCGCGGTGATGGGCGCCGTCCACATCGCCGATGACCCCACCGTGCTGGCGGCGATCAATCCCTATTACGCGGTGCAGTTCGTGCTGTCGCACGGCACGATTGGCCTCGTGACGCTGGGCGCCGTGTTCCTAGCGGTGACCGGGGGCGAGGCGCTTTATGCCGATCTCGGCCATTTCGGCCGCAAGCCGATCCAGTCGGCCTGGATGTTCTTCGTGCTGCCCGCGCTCCTGGTCAATTATTTCGGGCAGGGCGCGCTGGTGCTGTCCGATCCAAGCGCGATCGAGCATTCCTTCTATCGCATGGTGCCTGAAAGTCTGGTGCTGCCGCTGGTCGGCCTTGCCACCGCCGCGACCGTGATCGCGAGCCAGGCGGTGATCACCGGCGCCTATTCGCTGGTCTATCAGGCGGTGCAGCTCGGCCTGCTTCCGCGCTTCGAGGTGCGCTACACCTCCGAGACTCACGCCGGCCAGATCTATCTGCCGCGCGTGAACCGGCTGCTGTTGATCGGCGTGATGCTGCTGGTGCTCCTGTTCCACACACCCAGCAATCTGGCTTCGGCCTATGGTATCGCGGTCTCCACCACCATGGTCGCCGACGGCATCATGGGCTTCGTCGTGATCTGGAAGTTGTGGAACTGGCGCGCTGCCACGGCTGCGGCCGTGATCGTGCCCTTCGTCGTCGTCGACCTGAGCTTCTTCAGCGCCAATCTGCTCAAGCTGCTCGAGGGCGCCTGGGTGCCGCTGCTGTTTGGCATTGCCATGGCAGGGACGATCTGGACCTGGCGGAAGGGTTCGGCAATCCTGATCCAGAAGACGCGTCGGATCGAGGTGCCGCTGGACGATCTGATCCGGAGCCTGGAGAAGCGGCCCCCGCATATCGTCAAGGGCACCGCGGTGTTCCTCACCAGCGATCCCGCTTTCGTGCCGACCGCGCTGCTGCACAATTTGAAGCACAACAAGGTGCTGCACGAGCACAACGTGATCCTGACAATAGAGACCGCGCAGACGCCGCGGGTCGATCTGTCGGAGCGGTTCCGCATGGAGAAGATCAGCGAGAAGTTCTCGAAAGTCCGCCTGCGCTTCGGCTACATGGAGCAACCGAACGTGCCGAAGGCGCTCGCGATCGCGCGCAAGCAGGGCTGGCAGTTCGACATCATGTCGACGTCGTTCTTCGTGTCGCGCAGGTCGCTGAAGGCTTCGGCGCAATCGGGCATGCCGTTGTGGCAGGACCACATCTTCATCGCGCTCAGTCGGTCCGCTAATGATGCCACCGACTATTTCCAGATCCCCACCGGGCGCGTGGTTGAAGTCGGGACCCAGGTCACCATCTAG
- a CDS encoding potassium transporter Kup — MTSDVVITAPETAAANGHGEAHTTARFGALTLGSIGVVYGDIGTSPLYAFREAVMAASGPEGAPTPAAVLGVVSLILWALIVVVTLKYVVILLRADNNGEGGTLALMALAQRAVGTGGATVVLLGIISGALFYGDAVITPALSVLSAIEGMKDVTLRFEPYIVPLTVVILVALFAVQSRGTARVAAFFGPIMCVWFAVLAAAAIHPIIEQPQVLYALNPLYAVSFMLHHGVIGFVTLGAVFLAVTGAEALYADLGHFGKRPIQTAWLLIVLPSLALNYLGQGALVLGDPGAIVSPFFQLFPQGFFRGCMVVLATMATVIASQAVITGAYSLTRQAIQLGLLPRFEIRHTSEAHSGQIFIPRINQLLLLAVVLLVLLFRSSSALASAYGISVTGTMVVTAMMGFVVVWKVWRWSPIAAAALIAPFLFLDLTFLTANLLKVVEGGWVPLALGALMIILMYTWRRGSRLLFEKSRKLEFPLADLVAMLEKRPPQRVPGTAVFLTSDPLSAPTALMHSLKHYKVLHEKNVILTIETAQTPRIDPGERVRLEQISPTFSKVTLKFGFMESPNVPKALAIARKLGWQFDIMSTSFFLSRRALKPAAHSGMPRWQDRLFISLSRSANDATDYFQIPSGRVVEVGTQVTI; from the coding sequence ATGACAAGCGACGTAGTGATTACCGCCCCGGAAACGGCGGCGGCCAATGGGCATGGCGAGGCCCACACCACCGCCCGTTTCGGTGCGCTGACCCTTGGCAGCATCGGTGTGGTCTACGGCGATATCGGCACCAGCCCGCTCTACGCGTTCCGCGAAGCGGTGATGGCCGCCTCGGGCCCCGAAGGCGCGCCCACGCCGGCAGCCGTTCTCGGCGTGGTTTCCCTCATCCTTTGGGCGCTCATCGTCGTGGTGACGCTCAAATATGTCGTCATCCTGCTCCGCGCCGACAACAACGGCGAGGGCGGCACGCTCGCGTTGATGGCCTTGGCCCAGCGCGCCGTCGGCACCGGAGGTGCCACCGTCGTCCTGCTCGGAATCATCTCAGGTGCGCTGTTCTACGGCGATGCCGTGATCACGCCGGCGCTGTCGGTGCTGTCGGCGATTGAGGGCATGAAGGACGTCACATTACGGTTCGAGCCTTATATCGTTCCCCTGACCGTCGTGATCCTGGTCGCCCTGTTCGCGGTGCAATCCCGCGGTACCGCCCGCGTTGCCGCGTTCTTCGGTCCGATCATGTGCGTCTGGTTCGCGGTGCTCGCGGCCGCCGCGATCCACCCGATCATCGAGCAGCCGCAGGTGCTGTACGCGCTGAACCCGCTCTACGCCGTGTCGTTCATGCTTCACCACGGCGTCATCGGCTTCGTGACGCTGGGCGCGGTGTTCCTGGCCGTCACGGGCGCCGAGGCGCTCTATGCCGACCTCGGCCATTTCGGCAAGCGGCCGATCCAGACCGCCTGGCTGCTCATCGTGCTGCCGTCGCTGGCGCTGAACTATCTGGGGCAGGGGGCGCTCGTGCTCGGCGATCCCGGCGCGATCGTCAGCCCGTTCTTCCAGCTGTTCCCGCAAGGATTCTTCCGTGGCTGCATGGTTGTGCTCGCCACCATGGCGACCGTCATCGCCAGCCAGGCAGTCATCACCGGCGCCTATTCGCTAACGCGTCAGGCGATCCAGCTCGGACTGCTGCCGCGCTTCGAAATTCGCCATACGTCCGAAGCCCATTCCGGCCAGATCTTCATCCCGCGCATCAACCAGCTTTTGCTGCTTGCCGTGGTGCTGCTGGTGCTGCTGTTTCGCTCCTCCAGTGCGCTGGCATCCGCCTACGGCATCTCCGTCACCGGCACCATGGTGGTCACGGCGATGATGGGCTTTGTCGTGGTCTGGAAGGTGTGGCGGTGGTCGCCAATTGCGGCCGCGGCCCTGATTGCGCCGTTCCTGTTCCTCGATCTGACTTTTCTTACCGCCAACCTGCTCAAGGTGGTCGAGGGCGGCTGGGTGCCCCTGGCCCTCGGCGCGCTGATGATCATCCTGATGTACACGTGGCGGCGCGGCAGCCGGCTGCTGTTCGAGAAGTCGCGCAAGCTCGAGTTCCCGCTCGCCGACCTCGTGGCCATGCTGGAGAAGCGGCCGCCGCAGCGCGTGCCCGGCACCGCCGTGTTCCTGACCTCGGACCCGCTCAGCGCGCCCACCGCGCTGATGCATAGTCTGAAACACTACAAGGTGCTGCATGAGAAGAACGTCATTCTCACCATCGAGACCGCCCAGACCCCGCGGATCGACCCGGGCGAGCGGGTGAGGCTGGAGCAGATCTCACCGACCTTCTCCAAGGTGACGCTGAAGTTCGGCTTCATGGAATCGCCCAACGTGCCGAAGGCGCTGGCGATCGCCCGCAAGCTCGGTTGGCAGTTCGACATCATGTCGACCTCATTCTTCCTGTCGCGGAGGGCGCTGAAGCCGGCGGCCCATTCCGGCATGCCGCGCTGGCAGGACCGGCTGTTCATCTCGCTGAGCCGCTCGGCGAACGATGCCACCGACTATTTCCAGATCCCCTCCGGCCGTGTCGTCGAGGTGGGAACGCAGGTGACGATCTGA
- a CDS encoding rhodanese-like domain-containing protein, which produces MANQVQDLTPDEVSKGVEEGRYLLVDVREPNEVEAEAYPYGVVVPLSTFDPKAIPDPQGKQVVFACRSGKRSVTASLAAQAAGLPYDKHLAGGMLGWKAAGLPSKVGG; this is translated from the coding sequence GTGGCGAACCAGGTACAAGATCTGACCCCGGACGAGGTCTCCAAGGGTGTCGAGGAAGGCCGCTATCTGCTCGTCGACGTCCGCGAGCCGAACGAGGTCGAGGCCGAGGCCTATCCCTACGGCGTCGTGGTGCCGCTCTCGACTTTCGATCCCAAGGCGATCCCGGATCCGCAAGGCAAGCAGGTTGTGTTCGCCTGCCGCTCGGGCAAGCGCTCGGTGACGGCCTCGCTGGCGGCGCAGGCGGCGGGCCTGCCTTACGACAAGCACCTCGCCGGCGGCATGCTCGGCTGGAAGGCGGCCGGACTTCCCAGCAAGGTCGGTGGCTGA
- a CDS encoding phosphatidylserine decarboxylase: protein MSILDSIQRQIPPIHKEGYPFIGGFALASLVLFWLWSPLGWIGTILTVWCALFFRDPVRVTPVREGLVVSPADGRVSMITMALPPAELGLGDRPLPRISVFMSVFNCHVNRSPIAGRVDRIAYRPGLFINAELDKASEDNERNSLVITTPTARIGVIQIAGLVAKRIVCFVKEGQAIGAGERFGLIRFGSRLDVYLPLGTKALVSEGQTAIAGETILADLAGDDPSRSYRSI from the coding sequence ATGTCCATTCTCGATTCGATCCAGCGTCAGATCCCGCCGATCCACAAGGAGGGGTATCCCTTCATCGGCGGCTTTGCGCTGGCAAGCCTGGTCCTGTTCTGGCTGTGGTCGCCTCTGGGGTGGATCGGCACGATCCTGACCGTGTGGTGCGCGCTGTTCTTCCGCGATCCCGTCCGCGTGACGCCGGTGCGCGAAGGGCTCGTGGTGTCACCGGCCGACGGCCGCGTCTCGATGATCACCATGGCGCTGCCCCCGGCCGAGCTCGGCCTTGGCGATAGGCCGCTGCCGCGCATCTCGGTGTTCATGAGCGTGTTCAACTGTCATGTGAACCGCAGCCCGATCGCTGGCAGGGTGGACCGCATTGCCTACCGGCCCGGCCTGTTCATCAATGCCGAGCTCGACAAGGCCAGCGAGGACAATGAGCGCAACTCGCTCGTGATCACGACGCCGACGGCGCGGATCGGCGTGATCCAGATCGCAGGTCTCGTCGCCAAGCGCATCGTCTGCTTCGTCAAGGAAGGGCAGGCGATCGGCGCCGGCGAGCGCTTCGGCCTGATCCGCTTCGGCTCGCGCCTCGACGTCTATCTGCCCCTGGGCACCAAGGCGCTGGTGTCGGAAGGGCAGACCGCGATCGCCGGCGAGACGATTTTGGCCGATCTCGCCGGAGACGACCCAAGCCGCTCTTACCGTTCCATTTAA
- a CDS encoding OmpA/MotB family protein, which translates to MAKKKRGGAHGGHGWFVTFADLMALLLAFFVMLVAFSTQDAQKLKIVAGSMREAFGVQTEARYSGIVESDGLPTRPRLKNVDHIQPEDASNTPTPDQEDRDKTSGAKIKVDRNFALAAASLRQALQDMPELTEMSKHIMFEETKQGLNLEIVDQDGRSMFADGSKVPYDRTRRLIEKLAIPLKATPLRVSIAGHTAAGFVPTRSEYGAFDLSADRANAVRQILERQGLPPSHIFAVSGKADTQPLFPDDPSLAANRRVTITLMREDPPLPPNLKP; encoded by the coding sequence ATGGCCAAGAAGAAACGCGGCGGCGCACATGGAGGCCACGGCTGGTTCGTGACCTTCGCGGACCTGATGGCGTTGCTGCTGGCGTTCTTCGTGATGCTGGTCGCGTTCTCCACCCAGGACGCACAGAAGCTGAAGATCGTCGCCGGTTCGATGCGCGAGGCGTTCGGCGTGCAGACCGAAGCACGCTATTCCGGCATCGTCGAGTCCGATGGCTTGCCGACCCGTCCGCGGTTGAAGAACGTCGATCACATCCAGCCCGAGGATGCCTCCAACACGCCGACGCCGGACCAGGAGGATCGCGACAAGACCTCCGGCGCGAAGATCAAGGTCGACCGCAATTTTGCGCTCGCCGCCGCTTCGCTGCGCCAGGCCTTGCAGGACATGCCGGAACTGACGGAGATGTCCAAGCACATCATGTTCGAGGAGACCAAGCAGGGTCTCAACCTCGAGATCGTGGATCAGGATGGCCGCTCGATGTTCGCCGACGGCTCCAAGGTGCCTTACGACCGCACCCGCCGCCTGATCGAGAAGCTTGCGATTCCGCTCAAGGCGACGCCGCTGCGCGTTTCCATCGCCGGCCACACCGCGGCGGGCTTCGTGCCGACCCGCAGCGAGTACGGCGCCTTCGATCTGTCGGCCGACCGGGCCAATGCCGTGCGCCAGATACTCGAACGCCAGGGCCTGCCGCCGTCGCACATCTTCGCCGTCTCCGGCAAGGCGGACACCCAGCCGCTGTTTCCGGACGATCCCTCGCTTGCAGCCAACCGGCGGGTGACCATCACCTTGATGCGTGAAGATCCTCCGCTGCCGCCAAATCTGAAACCCTGA
- a CDS encoding ABCB family ABC transporter ATP-binding protein/permease: MDQPQSFDDADVPDPPAQGPLERATLMGTLAHLWPYIWPGERSDLKMRVVWSLVLLLAAKLITLTVPFSFKWATDALTGANTAPVAADNWHLWVIASPLLLTASYGAMRILMAVLTQWRDGIFARVAMHAVRKLATLTFVHMHELSLRFHLERKTGGLTRVLERGREGIEVIVRMVILQLIPTIVEVTLLMAVLLWQFDWRYVVATLITVTLYMYYTYIATEWRIGIRRKMNDSDTEANTKAIDSLLNYETVKYFGAEAREAQRYDRSVERYEEASVRTYTSLAVLNTGQAVIFTLGLTATMLMCAIGVRNGTNTVGDFVLVNAMMIQLYQPLNFMGMVYREIKQAIIDIEKMFNVLGREAEIKDAPDAQPLVISAGTVRFEDVRFAYEATRPILKGITFEVPAGKTVAIVGPSGAGKSTISRLLFRLYDVSGGKILIDGQDIRAVTQDSLRASIGMVPQDTVLFNDTIRYNIRYGRWDASDAEVEEAARLAQIDHFIRMAPMGYETQVGERGLKLSGGEKQRVAIARTVLKAPPILVLDEATSALDTHTEHEIQGALDRVAKNRTSLVIAHRLSTIVGADEIIVLDQGRIAERGTHAKLLAQGGLYASMWNRQREAEAAREKLAKMADSGEAPNREPPPVDDALTAPAAAE, from the coding sequence ATGGACCAACCTCAATCGTTCGACGACGCCGACGTTCCAGATCCTCCCGCGCAAGGACCACTGGAGCGGGCCACGCTGATGGGGACGCTGGCGCATCTGTGGCCCTATATCTGGCCGGGCGAACGCTCCGATCTGAAGATGCGGGTGGTCTGGTCGCTGGTGCTGCTACTCGCTGCCAAGCTGATCACGCTCACCGTGCCGTTCAGCTTCAAATGGGCGACCGACGCGCTGACTGGCGCGAACACTGCCCCGGTCGCGGCCGACAATTGGCACCTCTGGGTGATCGCCTCGCCGCTGCTGTTGACCGCGAGCTATGGCGCGATGCGCATCCTGATGGCGGTGCTGACGCAATGGCGCGACGGCATCTTCGCGCGCGTCGCCATGCATGCGGTGCGCAAGCTTGCGACCCTCACTTTCGTCCATATGCACGAGCTGTCGCTGCGCTTTCACCTCGAGCGCAAGACCGGCGGCCTGACCCGCGTGCTCGAGCGCGGCCGCGAGGGCATCGAGGTCATCGTGCGCATGGTGATCCTGCAGCTGATCCCGACCATCGTCGAGGTCACGCTGCTGATGGCCGTGCTGCTCTGGCAGTTCGACTGGCGCTACGTGGTCGCGACCCTGATCACGGTCACGCTCTACATGTACTACACCTACATCGCGACCGAGTGGCGGATCGGCATCCGGCGCAAGATGAACGATTCCGACACCGAGGCGAATACCAAGGCGATCGACTCGCTGCTCAATTACGAGACGGTGAAGTATTTCGGCGCCGAGGCGCGCGAGGCGCAGCGCTACGACAGATCGGTGGAGCGTTACGAAGAGGCGAGCGTCCGTACCTACACCTCGCTCGCGGTGCTCAATACGGGCCAGGCCGTGATCTTCACGCTCGGCCTGACCGCGACCATGCTGATGTGCGCGATCGGCGTCCGCAACGGCACCAACACGGTCGGCGATTTCGTGCTGGTCAACGCCATGATGATCCAGCTCTATCAACCGCTGAACTTCATGGGCATGGTCTATCGCGAGATCAAGCAGGCGATCATCGACATCGAGAAGATGTTCAATGTGCTGGGGCGCGAGGCCGAGATCAAGGACGCGCCCGATGCGCAGCCGCTGGTGATCTCAGCCGGCACCGTCCGCTTCGAGGACGTGCGCTTCGCCTATGAGGCGACGCGGCCGATCCTGAAAGGCATCACCTTCGAGGTGCCGGCCGGCAAGACGGTCGCCATCGTCGGCCCGTCCGGCGCCGGCAAGTCGACGATCTCGCGCCTGCTGTTCCGCCTCTACGACGTCTCCGGCGGCAAGATCCTGATCGACGGCCAGGACATCCGCGCGGTGACGCAGGATTCACTGCGCGCGTCGATCGGCATGGTGCCGCAGGATACCGTGCTGTTCAACGACACCATCCGCTACAACATCCGTTACGGCCGATGGGACGCCAGCGATGCCGAAGTCGAAGAGGCGGCACGGCTCGCGCAGATCGATCATTTCATCCGCATGGCACCGATGGGTTACGAGACCCAGGTCGGCGAGCGCGGCCTGAAGCTGTCGGGCGGCGAGAAGCAGCGCGTCGCCATCGCGCGCACCGTGCTTAAGGCGCCGCCGATCCTGGTGCTGGACGAGGCGACCTCGGCGCTCGACACCCACACCGAGCACGAGATCCAGGGCGCGCTCGACCGCGTGGCGAAGAACCGCACCTCGCTGGTGATCGCGCACCGGCTCTCGACCATCGTCGGGGCCGACGAGATCATCGTGCTGGACCAGGGCCGCATCGCCGAGCGCGGCACCCATGCCAAGCTGCTCGCGCAGGGCGGTCTCTATGCCAGCATGTGGAATAGGCAGCGGGAGGCCGAGGCGGCACGGGAGAAACTGGCCAAGATGGCCGACAGCGGCGAGGCGCCAAACCGGGAGCCGCCGCCGGTCGATGATGCCCTGACGGCGCCTGCGGCGGCGGAGTGA